The stretch of DNA TTTATCATTTTCACTTGTACAATTAAATAATGCTGCTAATTCTAAATACTTACTAATAAACTCTTCTTGCGATAAATACTCATCTTTAGAGAACTGTTTATGCTCATTTGATGATATACTAAATTCAATAGTTTCTTCATCTATCACTTTTAATACTTGAGCTAAAAATAAAAATGAAAAAGTACCTTTATTTATTTTTTTCGATAAGTTCTTTTGATTTTCATTTATGCCTTGTTCTTTTAATCTTTTTTCTAGTTCAATATAATTTATATTTTTGCCTTCTAAAATACTTGTTAAATATTTTGTGATTTTATTTTTTAATACTTCTTCATTCATTTTAATCCCTTTCAAATCCTCTATCTTTTTCAATAGATTTATTCTTATCAAATTTCGCGGGCGAAATTTCTTTAATAAATTCTTTTACAGTTTCAATATCTGATGTATTCAAATACTTCTTTATAAACATTTTAAAGTTATCTAACTGATTACTCTTTTCTTTTAAAATACCTCGTTCTTTAGTCAAAGATTCAATATCTTTAGTTAATTGTTCTTCTTTGATTGAAGCTTTGGTAATAAAATTCTCTACGGCTTCTGTTTTATACACATAAACCTCTTTTGATGTTAATAGTCCGTCTTTAATTTTAATGCGTTCTTTTGGAATTTTATTTCCAATATATAGCTCTTGATTTCGTTCTCTTTCTTTGTAACTATCTAGCTTGCCATTTATATAATCAATTGTTTTTAATTTTTCATTTAATGTTGTTTGTAAATCTTTGAGGTTAAGCTCTTTGAATTGAATCATGTTTTTTAGGTCTTTGTTGATTTGTTCAAGTTGTGCGAAATCTTCCCTTTTAGCTGTTCCATGAGTTTTGAGTTCTTCTCGCAAAACTCTCATTTCATTTTGTAAGTCTTTTTGTTTTGCTAACTCACTTTGATTCGATAACTTTAACTCTCGTTTTGCATCAATAGACCTTTTAAGTTGCCAATGATTCATACGTTTATTTTTAGAAAACTCTGTTCCTCTTTGCATACCTAAACTATCAGCGACAATAGTTTGAAGTTCTCTCATATCATTTCTATCTAAACGAGCAGTTTTACCAGTATCTTTGTTGAAATTACTATATAAAACATGAGCATGATAATTTATCTTTTGTTGAAACTTTGATACATCAGCTTTGTTCTCATACTGTTTGTCAAAGTACCAACTCTTATCAGCTTGATTATAAAATATATTTCTATTTGGTGCATAATCAATTACTTCATTTGTAACATCTTTGTCCAATTTAATATTTTTCCATGATAAATTATAAGCGGTATATTCTAAATCTTTTAAATCATATTTTGTATCAATAAAAACACCCTCGTCACGATGAATGCTCGTTGCAAGTATGTAGTGTCCTGTAAATCTTTTATTTAGGTTTTTAAATGTCTTTTCAATATCTTCAATTGTTGTATTTGGCTTTGTATTTAATACAGCTTCTTTTATTAAATTTTCTTTGGCTTTTGGTTGTATTTTTTGACCGATTTTTTCTTTATAAATTTTCTCGGCTTGTTCTTTAAATTGTTCAATATTTTCATACGATTTATTTTCATTTACTTTTGAATCATGGACTAATAAATAAGTTACCTTACTTTTTCGATTCATGTGTTCAAGTGAATGTTTTGTTCCCGTTTGAGAATGAAAAGAGGACTTATAAAAAGCCCCTTTTTCTATTTTATTAGTTTTGTCGGCTAACTGCCCACTTTTATAAAACCTCATGCTCTGCTCGGGCTTAGGTGTACCTTTGTTACGTTTTAGTTCTTCTTCTAATTCATCCATATCTCCTCCCTTTTTTATTAAATTAATGAAGCCCCCTTGAGGGCAAATTTATTCTTATTTATCCCAAAGGGTGCTAGTATGCAAACTAATACCCTAAAGGTGTATCTCTTTGAAATCAAACCATAAAGGTATTGATTTAGAATCTAAAAGGGAGAAATCAATCTCCCAATTTTTGCTTCACACATTTAATTCTCTCATGCTCTGCTCTGCGTTTGATGTTTTAAATTGTTTTCAATCGTTTCTGTAAGTAGTTCAATTTCATCTTCATCTAAACCTACTGCTTTTCTAGCCAATTCGGCCATGTCAGCTAAAGCGCTACTCAAATATAAGTTTTGATCGAATAATTTTGAATTTTCAGCTTTCAGAA from Arcobacter suis CECT 7833 encodes:
- a CDS encoding DUF6471 domain-containing protein, whose amino-acid sequence is MNEEVLKNKITKYLTSILEGKNINYIELEKRLKEQGINENQKNLSKKINKGTFSFLFLAQVLKVIDEETIEFSISSNEHKQFSKDEYLSQEEFISKYLELAALFNCTSENDKKILIEIDNVEKLLLSRIGINSSLFDDISSLYKDKSLTKTQVIDFYNLVLSKNDLFNKVNSLKGNVLKVSKY